Proteins co-encoded in one Thermodesulfobacteriota bacterium genomic window:
- a CDS encoding pitrilysin family protein, with protein sequence METQNLETSGTTEQYEVIKYQLDNGMTVILEENNSAPVVAVNVWVKTGSACEVDGEYGLAHVHEHMLFKGTEKRQVGEISRLIEASGGNINAFTSFDETVYYTVIASRYLDTALDVLADAMQNSTFDPEELSKELEVVVEEIRRGKDSPSRVLSEKMFSTAFTKHPYGRTVIGSEESVRSFTREGITDFYKKWYVPSNMVLVVVGDFDTKEIMPKIEKLYGNFHNNDIAECVIDEEPVQESIRTYVIDENLQEGYFNLAYQIPNAKHEDIPVLTVLSNILGGGESSRLFRSIKEDQGLVNNIYAYAYSGKYAGLFAVGGSLDPEKAKIALPEIVEQISRLKYEPVSDEELDRIKVNIESDAIYTKETMQGQAQKLGFYEIEADDFRYEKEYLDRVSRVTKEDIMLIAQKYLNDQNLTAGFLLPTDNITITKEEVDRIITTASKNVKDQNVGKGEVLIEEDTLAVNEETDTKDQNLKESKDIAKDTMPGDVNKFVLQNGITVLIKKNDSVPLFAARAAFLGGVRYEDESTNGISNYVSRMLTRGTDNRSALEIAEEIESIAGEVDGFSGRNSFGVTVESLSKNFVPAMDIFADVMLNPSFEVEETERARREILADINRQGDNLLRTTVNLFLDTLYTEHPYRLNPLGTSETVSSFDSETLRKFYKKYARPENLVITVVGNVDEQEVLETIKKDFGSMEKANSPSPLIKADTPPNVVREKIDTKEDKQQTHILLGFQGPTLMDDDHYAIEVLNTIMSGMGGRLFLELRDKRSLAYSVTSFYTPGLEPGFLGVYIGTAPEKEEEAVQGIKEQLTLLLEQGVSDAEIERAQNYLVGNFEIGLQENASQAAKITFDELYGIGWEEYNLYPEKIFAVTKEDVIAAAKKYIDLDKYTIAIVKPQD encoded by the coding sequence ATGGAAACTCAAAATTTAGAAACTTCGGGCACAACTGAACAATATGAAGTCATAAAATACCAGCTTGATAACGGAATGACCGTAATACTTGAAGAAAATAATTCAGCGCCGGTAGTTGCTGTAAATGTATGGGTGAAGACCGGAAGCGCATGCGAGGTAGATGGAGAATACGGTCTTGCTCATGTGCATGAGCATATGCTTTTTAAAGGTACAGAGAAAAGACAAGTTGGAGAAATTTCACGTTTGATTGAAGCCAGTGGCGGTAATATAAATGCATTTACCTCATTTGATGAAACTGTTTATTACACTGTGATCGCAAGCAGATATCTGGATACTGCGTTGGATGTGCTGGCTGATGCTATGCAGAACTCCACTTTTGACCCTGAGGAGCTAAGCAAAGAGCTAGAGGTCGTTGTGGAAGAAATTAGACGTGGTAAGGATTCTCCATCAAGAGTTCTCAGTGAGAAAATGTTTTCTACTGCTTTTACTAAACACCCTTACGGAAGGACTGTAATAGGATCTGAGGAAAGTGTAAGAAGCTTTACCAGAGAGGGAATCACAGACTTCTACAAAAAGTGGTATGTACCAAGCAATATGGTGTTGGTTGTTGTTGGTGATTTTGACACTAAAGAAATAATGCCGAAAATTGAAAAGCTGTACGGCAATTTTCATAACAATGATATCGCCGAATGTGTAATAGATGAAGAACCTGTACAAGAATCAATCAGAACATATGTAATAGATGAAAATCTGCAAGAAGGTTATTTCAATCTTGCCTATCAAATACCAAATGCTAAGCATGAAGATATTCCTGTGTTAACTGTTTTATCCAACATTTTAGGGGGCGGAGAAAGCTCTAGGTTATTTAGAAGCATCAAGGAGGACCAAGGGCTTGTAAATAATATCTATGCTTATGCATATAGCGGCAAGTATGCAGGTCTATTTGCTGTAGGCGGAAGTTTAGATCCTGAAAAGGCAAAAATAGCTCTTCCAGAAATAGTTGAACAGATAAGCAGATTAAAATATGAGCCTGTTAGTGATGAAGAGCTTGATAGAATAAAAGTTAATATTGAAAGTGATGCTATATATACAAAAGAAACAATGCAAGGGCAGGCTCAAAAACTCGGATTTTATGAGATAGAAGCTGATGATTTTAGATATGAGAAAGAGTATTTAGATAGGGTTTCTAGGGTTACCAAAGAAGATATAATGCTAATAGCACAAAAATATTTAAATGACCAAAACTTAACAGCCGGTTTTTTGCTGCCAACTGATAACATTACAATTACAAAAGAAGAAGTTGATAGAATAATCACTACAGCCTCAAAAAATGTGAAAGATCAAAACGTAGGAAAGGGTGAGGTTCTAATTGAAGAAGACACACTTGCAGTTAACGAAGAAACTGATACTAAAGATCAAAATTTGAAAGAATCTAAAGACATAGCCAAGGATACAATGCCGGGAGATGTCAATAAATTTGTACTGCAAAATGGAATTACAGTTCTTATAAAAAAGAACGATTCAGTGCCTCTTTTTGCTGCAAGAGCAGCATTTTTGGGTGGCGTAAGGTACGAAGACGAATCTACTAATGGTATCTCTAATTACGTATCGCGCATGCTTACAAGAGGAACAGATAATAGAAGTGCTCTTGAAATTGCAGAAGAAATCGAGTCAATAGCAGGTGAGGTTGATGGATTTTCAGGAAGAAATAGCTTCGGCGTAACAGTAGAATCCCTCAGTAAGAACTTTGTTCCAGCTATGGATATATTTGCAGATGTTATGTTGAATCCTAGTTTTGAAGTTGAGGAAACTGAACGTGCTAGAAGAGAGATACTGGCTGATATTAATAGACAGGGGGACAATCTGCTTAGAACTACTGTGAATTTATTCTTAGATACACTTTATACAGAACATCCATATAGGTTAAACCCACTTGGAACTAGCGAGACGGTATCAAGTTTTGATAGCGAAACTCTTCGCAAGTTCTATAAAAAGTATGCTCGACCTGAGAATTTAGTTATTACAGTAGTAGGTAATGTAGATGAGCAAGAAGTTCTTGAAACTATTAAAAAAGACTTTGGGTCAATGGAGAAAGCGAATTCTCCGTCTCCTCTTATCAAGGCAGACACACCTCCTAATGTAGTTAGAGAAAAAATAGATACCAAAGAAGATAAACAGCAGACTCACATTCTTCTCGGGTTCCAGGGACCTACATTAATGGATGATGACCACTATGCAATAGAAGTCCTTAATACAATAATGTCAGGAATGGGTGGCAGACTTTTCTTGGAGCTGAGGGATAAAAGAAGCCTTGCATATTCTGTTACATCATTTTATACACCTGGTTTAGAACCTGGATTTTTGGGTGTGTATATTGGAACAGCTCCCGAAAAAGAAGAGGAAGCGGTTCAAGGTATAAAAGAGCAGCTAACTCTGCTCTTAGAGCAAGGGGTAAGTGATGCAGAAATTGAGAGAGCCCAAAACTATCTCGTCGGTAATTTTGAAATAGGGCTTCAGGAAAATGCGTCCCAGGCTGCAAAAATAACATTTGACGAACTTTATGGAATAGGTTGGGAAGAATACAACCTATATCCCGAGAAAATCTTTGCAGTTACTAAAGAAGATGTTATTGCAGCAGCTAAAAAGTATATAGATCTAGACAAATACACAATTGCAATTGTGAAACCACAAGATTAA